One Paenibacillus riograndensis SBR5 DNA segment encodes these proteins:
- a CDS encoding class I SAM-dependent methyltransferase yields MNQQWNTGTYDKDMAFVSRFGESLIELLQPQPGERVIDWGCGTGDLAAAIAGHGASVTGIDASPEMIAAARSKHPQLEFVLADGQAYRSEPAADAIFSNAALHWLLDAEGAVSSMAASLRPGGRLIAEFGGQGNIASVAAGLPRAFEAIGCSGKLKLPWYFPSIGEYAALLEQNGFTVGLALCFDRPTPLQGGAQGLVRWLNTFADGILSVLSPGQRTEVLTYLEQELKPQLFQGDQWVMDYRRIRVAARKNF; encoded by the coding sequence ATGAACCAGCAGTGGAATACCGGGACCTATGATAAGGATATGGCTTTTGTTTCCCGTTTTGGAGAGTCGCTGATTGAACTGCTGCAGCCTCAGCCCGGTGAAAGGGTTATCGATTGGGGCTGCGGCACCGGTGATTTGGCTGCGGCAATTGCCGGACATGGCGCCTCTGTCACCGGAATCGATGCATCGCCGGAGATGATCGCCGCCGCCCGCAGCAAACATCCGCAGCTGGAATTCGTGCTCGCCGATGGCCAGGCCTACCGCTCGGAGCCTGCTGCGGATGCCATATTCAGCAATGCCGCACTCCATTGGCTGCTGGATGCAGAGGGAGCTGTATCCAGCATGGCCGCCAGCCTGCGTCCCGGAGGCCGCCTCATCGCCGAATTCGGCGGGCAGGGCAACATCGCCTCTGTGGCAGCCGGGCTGCCGCGGGCCTTCGAGGCTATCGGGTGCAGCGGCAAGCTGAAGCTGCCCTGGTATTTCCCCAGCATCGGAGAATACGCTGCCTTGCTGGAGCAGAACGGCTTCACCGTCGGGCTGGCCCTGTGCTTCGACCGCCCTACTCCGCTTCAAGGCGGAGCGCAAGGTTTGGTGCGCTGGCTGAATACCTTCGCAGATGGAATTCTAAGCGTATTGTCCCCTGGGCAGCGTACTGAAGTTCTCACTTATCTCGAACAGGAGCTGAAGCCGCAATTATTCCA
- a CDS encoding LysE family translocator, protein MIFWAPLLSGIGFGFVVAAPVGPMSLLCMNRTLQQGFRAGLATGFGIALADAGYALVTVTSFRVVNDFTSAYALPLRLSGSLLLGLLGAKSLLRGESGSKPDSPRSSGIPYCLLSSFLLTLANPATLLSFAALSASLGTAAGSSWFLPAGIAAGSGCWWLLFVSILKWISGKLPASFTQLAEPLFSGYSDPVQLVRHPHCA, encoded by the coding sequence ATGATCTTCTGGGCTCCCCTTCTCAGCGGCATCGGCTTTGGCTTCGTCGTAGCCGCTCCTGTCGGTCCCATGTCGCTGCTCTGCATGAACCGGACCCTGCAGCAGGGCTTCCGTGCAGGCTTAGCCACCGGCTTCGGCATTGCTCTGGCCGATGCCGGATATGCTCTCGTTACTGTCACCAGCTTCAGAGTTGTGAATGATTTCACTTCCGCCTATGCCCTGCCGCTCCGGCTGTCCGGCAGCCTGCTGCTTGGGCTTTTGGGTGCAAAAAGCCTGCTGCGGGGTGAGTCCGGTTCCAAGCCCGACTCACCCCGCAGCAGCGGCATCCCCTACTGTTTATTGTCATCTTTTCTGCTGACCTTGGCGAATCCGGCCACCCTTCTGAGCTTTGCGGCGCTTTCGGCTTCACTTGGGACTGCAGCCGGGAGCTCCTGGTTTCTGCCTGCGGGGATCGCGGCCGGCTCTGGCTGCTGGTGGCTGCTGTTCGTCTCCATACTCAAATGGATCAGCGGCAAACTTCCTGCGTCCTTCACCCAGCTGGCTGAACCTCTCTTCAGCGGTTATTCTGATCCTGTTCAGCTTGTACGGCATCCTCACTGCGCTTAA
- a CDS encoding Lrp/AsnC family transcriptional regulator translates to MDAIDYKIIRAVMDNGRITWAELAGLLGLSSPAAADRVRKLEEQGMIKGYTALIDAESAGYGLGALIAVSLERPVHRQAFLELVQKLPEIQECHHTAGDDDYVLKVRCRGTRDLDRIISGELKSLPGIVRTRTTIILGTVKETPNAPLPPSEHAP, encoded by the coding sequence ATGGATGCCATTGATTACAAAATCATCAGGGCAGTAATGGACAATGGAAGGATCACCTGGGCTGAGCTGGCCGGACTGCTGGGCCTCTCCTCACCGGCGGCGGCGGACAGGGTGCGGAAGCTGGAGGAACAAGGAATGATTAAAGGGTACACGGCGCTGATCGATGCCGAATCCGCCGGATACGGGCTGGGAGCGCTGATTGCGGTCTCGCTGGAGCGTCCGGTGCACCGGCAGGCTTTTTTGGAGCTGGTGCAGAAGCTGCCGGAGATTCAGGAATGCCATCATACAGCCGGGGATGACGATTATGTGCTTAAGGTGCGCTGCCGGGGGACACGTGATCTCGACCGGATCATCAGCGGGGAGCTGAAAAGCCTGCCCGGCATTGTCCGCACCCGTACTACCATTATCTTGGGAACGGTCAAAGAAACTCCGAATGCCCCGCTGCCCCCTTCGGAACATGCTCCATGA
- a CDS encoding IS110 family RNA-guided transposase, producing the protein MDAIRERCAGLDIHQETVVVCLLSGPLEKKPKSVIETFGTTTRELLRLQEWLEQQGCTEIAMESTGVFWKPVWNILESTCTITLANPQRIRNMPGKKTDVKDAEWIAKLHRCGLIEGSFVPDEPIRDLRDLTRYLRKLKQNATQEKNRIHKILQDANIKLTTYVSDLFGVSGRALLDSIVNGEVLEVHEVRKLVHTRLKMKVPSLVEAMNGRLRLHHRKMIRRHWDHLQYLESEMQTLEAEIEELVQPYMKEIELLDTIPGVSTDAAASIVAELGTDVSPFPSEAHLASWVGVCPANHESAGKKKVKRTNAGTEV; encoded by the coding sequence ATGGATGCCATTCGTGAACGTTGTGCTGGGTTGGATATTCATCAGGAGACGGTGGTGGTTTGTCTACTGAGTGGCCCCCTGGAGAAGAAACCCAAGTCCGTGATCGAGACGTTTGGAACCACGACCCGCGAGCTTTTGAGATTACAGGAGTGGCTGGAGCAGCAGGGATGTACCGAGATTGCCATGGAAAGTACAGGGGTCTTTTGGAAACCCGTGTGGAACATTCTAGAAAGCACCTGTACGATCACGCTGGCCAACCCGCAACGCATCCGCAATATGCCCGGGAAGAAGACCGACGTCAAGGATGCCGAGTGGATCGCCAAGCTCCACCGCTGCGGCTTGATTGAGGGAAGCTTTGTCCCGGACGAGCCCATCCGCGATTTGCGTGACCTTACCCGGTATCTGCGCAAGCTTAAGCAAAACGCGACGCAAGAAAAGAACCGGATTCACAAAATTCTACAAGATGCCAACATTAAACTGACCACGTATGTCTCCGATCTTTTTGGCGTTTCCGGTCGTGCGCTACTGGACTCGATTGTGAATGGCGAAGTGCTGGAGGTGCATGAGGTCCGCAAGCTGGTGCATACCCGGCTGAAGATGAAGGTGCCTTCACTGGTCGAAGCGATGAACGGCCGACTACGTCTGCATCACCGGAAGATGATCCGGCGTCATTGGGATCATTTGCAGTATCTGGAGAGTGAAATGCAGACGTTGGAAGCTGAAATTGAGGAACTGGTGCAACCATACATGAAGGAAATTGAACTGCTGGATACCATTCCAGGCGTGAGCACGGATGCCGCGGCGAGCATCGTGGCGGAACTGGGTACCGACGTGTCTCCTTTTCCAAGTGAAGCTCATCTGGCCTCTTGGGTCGGGGTGTGTCCAGCCAACCATGAGAGCGCCGGTAAAAAAAAAGTAAAAAGAACCAACGCGGGAACCGAGGTCTGA
- a CDS encoding serine hydrolase domain-containing protein, translating into MMKLKSVFIISVILWMGTFGIVPAAQAAGTDDAITQERLEETLTPLLNKIMEADHIPGTAVVVTEGDRIVFSKGYGYADIGKQLPVDPGHTVMRVGSLTKSMTATAVMQLQEQGKVAMDQDINTYLPGFKVPLFHGHPITLHHLLTHTAGLDEGVYNLSAQSADKALSAETFLRQYLDTQPPVREPGTEYAYSNPGAGLAGFLVEQVTGSTLEAYMQHNLFGPLQMPSASLAHQESDPDMAKSYQYQEGSFQEIPYSYPNLPGAGALSVIPDELAHYMIALLNEGSYQGQHILKQSTVEEMQARQFTEHPDVEGVGYGLFRNRTDNGILTLSHTGDIDGFAAKMQLIPEHKLGILVVSNAESPGKPLRDQVTDAIVRLLPEPLIQDPSVAPPSSPDLEQYVRTYTMGLGPQHGWGKWFRWLGGKNFDVKNAGETLRITGVFPEGTGSKESKTYIPVREGLFRDKESGEFISFHQQEGVWKLTFIQGVTIEEKPPFLQQPSTLLAIYAGIGLAWPVIVLTVLIRSLLKLIRRKKQQKLGHAALIAVIFSIYLIGQLLYGNSQVLFGYPAWYAWGFSSLPLLAAAAAIHLGIKTVRQQQNTDEKRMVRYGRYLLVVMSLGYTFFLFYWNMLSVHFS; encoded by the coding sequence ATGATGAAGTTGAAATCTGTATTTATCATTTCTGTTATTCTCTGGATGGGTACCTTCGGAATCGTCCCTGCTGCTCAAGCAGCCGGCACGGATGATGCCATTACGCAGGAACGGCTTGAGGAAACCCTGACTCCACTCCTTAATAAAATCATGGAGGCAGATCACATTCCGGGCACGGCTGTTGTCGTAACAGAGGGGGACCGCATTGTATTCAGCAAGGGATACGGCTATGCCGATATCGGGAAACAGCTTCCTGTCGATCCCGGACATACCGTAATGCGGGTCGGATCGCTTACCAAGTCCATGACTGCAACAGCGGTCATGCAATTGCAGGAGCAAGGCAAGGTAGCGATGGACCAGGATATTAACACTTATTTGCCAGGCTTCAAGGTTCCCCTATTCCACGGCCATCCCATTACCCTGCACCATCTGCTGACGCATACGGCCGGATTGGATGAAGGTGTCTACAACCTGTCGGCGCAGTCAGCGGACAAGGCTTTGTCAGCAGAGACTTTTCTGCGGCAGTATCTGGACACGCAGCCCCCCGTCCGTGAGCCGGGGACAGAATATGCTTACAGCAATCCCGGAGCGGGCCTTGCCGGCTTCCTCGTTGAACAAGTAACGGGAAGCACGCTTGAGGCTTACATGCAGCACAATCTGTTCGGGCCCCTGCAAATGCCGAGTGCCAGCCTGGCTCATCAGGAAAGCGACCCGGACATGGCTAAATCCTATCAATATCAGGAGGGAAGCTTCCAGGAAATCCCCTACTCTTACCCGAATCTGCCAGGGGCAGGCGCCCTCAGTGTGATACCTGATGAATTGGCTCACTACATGATCGCTTTGTTGAATGAAGGCAGCTATCAGGGACAGCATATCCTTAAACAATCTACCGTAGAAGAAATGCAGGCCCGGCAGTTTACAGAGCATCCGGATGTGGAAGGCGTAGGTTATGGCTTGTTCCGGAATCGTACGGACAACGGGATTCTCACCCTGTCCCACACCGGAGACATCGACGGCTTCGCTGCCAAAATGCAGCTGATTCCTGAGCATAAGCTTGGCATATTAGTTGTGAGCAATGCAGAGTCACCCGGAAAACCGCTGCGCGATCAAGTGACAGATGCTATTGTGCGCCTCCTGCCTGAACCACTGATTCAGGACCCGTCAGTAGCTCCCCCTTCCTCTCCCGACTTGGAGCAATATGTGCGTACCTATACCATGGGTCTGGGGCCGCAGCATGGCTGGGGCAAATGGTTCAGATGGCTGGGCGGGAAAAACTTTGATGTGAAAAATGCAGGGGAAACGCTGCGGATTACAGGGGTCTTTCCGGAGGGAACGGGATCGAAGGAGTCCAAAACCTATATTCCTGTCCGGGAAGGGTTATTCCGGGACAAAGAGAGCGGGGAGTTCATCTCGTTCCACCAGCAAGAGGGCGTCTGGAAGCTAACCTTTATCCAAGGGGTTACTATAGAGGAAAAACCTCCGTTTTTACAGCAGCCTTCTACTCTTCTGGCCATCTATGCCGGTATTGGATTGGCGTGGCCCGTTATCGTTCTCACTGTGCTGATTCGAAGCTTGCTGAAATTAATCCGGCGCAAAAAGCAGCAGAAGCTCGGACATGCGGCATTGATTGCCGTCATTTTTTCCATTTACCTGATCGGCCAACTCCTGTATGGCAACTCGCAGGTTCTCTTCGGCTATCCGGCATGGTACGCCTGGGGCTTCTCATCTCTGCCTCTGCTCGCTGCCGCTGCGGCAATCCACCTGGGCATTAAGACAGTAAGGCAGCAGCAGAATACGGATGAAAAGCGGATGGTCCGGTACGGACGCTACCTGCTGGTAGTCATGAGTTTGGGCTATACTTTCTTCTTGTTCTATTGGAATATGCTCTCTGTTCACTTCTCTTGA
- a CDS encoding response regulator transcription factor, translating into MQRTVLLVDDNREIIELLKLFLEKEGLRILEAYNGAQAWTCIQQESIDLAVLDIMMPELNGVQLLQLLRAEYKLPVILLSAKNQDSDKILGLRLGADDFISKPFNPLEVVARIHAMLRRTYDFNEPAEPVQDTLGHTSIGELMLDHTDCMLYKAGREIPLTAIEYKLLSTLMNAPGRIFTKKQLFEQVWSEHYYEDANTIMVHISRLRDKVEETPKQPEYIRTIRGLGYKFAKKDDFR; encoded by the coding sequence GTGCAGCGAACGGTACTGCTCGTCGACGACAACCGGGAAATTATAGAGCTTTTGAAACTTTTTCTGGAGAAGGAAGGACTGCGTATCTTAGAAGCTTATAATGGTGCTCAGGCATGGACATGCATTCAGCAGGAATCCATTGATCTGGCCGTGCTTGATATTATGATGCCTGAGCTTAACGGTGTTCAATTGCTGCAGCTGCTCCGCGCGGAATACAAGCTGCCGGTAATTCTGCTGTCTGCCAAAAATCAGGACAGTGACAAAATTCTGGGCCTGCGCCTGGGCGCCGACGATTTCATCTCCAAACCGTTTAATCCGCTGGAGGTTGTGGCCCGGATTCATGCCATGCTAAGGCGTACTTATGATTTCAATGAACCGGCAGAACCCGTCCAGGATACCCTGGGTCATACCAGTATCGGGGAGCTGATGCTTGACCATACAGACTGCATGTTGTATAAGGCCGGGCGGGAGATTCCATTAACCGCAATCGAATATAAGCTGCTGTCCACGCTGATGAATGCGCCTGGGCGCATTTTTACCAAAAAGCAATTGTTCGAGCAGGTCTGGTCAGAGCATTATTATGAGGATGCCAATACCATTATGGTGCATATCTCCAGATTGCGGGACAAGGTGGAGGAAACCCCGAAGCAGCCTGAGTATATCCGGACGATCCGGGGACTGGGTTATAAGTTTGCCAAAAAGGATGATTTCCGCTGA
- a CDS encoding HAMP domain-containing sensor histidine kinase, which translates to MVFLMIALDINTQTIELRLPTLLLVLGLFGMSIYIFSQLMVKRITRPLEQIAEAIERMGKGEYKERLSITADYEFSVIQHRFNEMAESLEQAERENRRLQDSKQRMLADLSHDLKTPVTTIQGYAKALQLGLVDSEEKKERYLQLIYNKATVVTALIDDLFRLSKLERPDHPISVERGDLAELLREIAADYYDAMEDKGMVMELDIPSGEVMADYDPGLMRRAIANLLSNAVQHNSGGTVVLIALEELAEDVRIRVQDNGGGISDELKEVIFDPFVRGDAARPGDGGTGLGLAISKQILELHRGKLKLDNRNGLTVFELVVRKKSGTGEPAAGHE; encoded by the coding sequence GTGGTTTTTCTGATGATCGCTCTCGATATCAATACTCAAACCATAGAACTTAGACTGCCCACTTTGCTGCTGGTGCTGGGGCTGTTTGGCATGAGTATTTATATATTCAGCCAGTTGATGGTCAAACGCATTACCAGGCCGCTGGAGCAGATTGCGGAGGCTATAGAGCGAATGGGCAAAGGAGAGTATAAAGAGCGTCTCTCTATTACAGCAGACTATGAGTTCTCGGTGATTCAGCACCGTTTTAATGAGATGGCAGAGTCGCTGGAACAGGCCGAGCGGGAGAACCGCAGACTGCAGGATAGCAAGCAGCGGATGCTCGCTGATCTGTCCCACGATCTAAAAACACCGGTTACAACGATCCAAGGCTATGCCAAGGCACTGCAGCTGGGGCTCGTGGATAGTGAGGAGAAAAAGGAACGGTACCTGCAGCTCATCTATAACAAAGCTACCGTGGTCACTGCACTGATCGATGATCTGTTCAGACTGTCCAAGCTGGAGCGTCCGGACCATCCTATATCGGTTGAGCGGGGAGATTTGGCTGAATTGCTGAGAGAAATTGCCGCCGATTATTACGATGCCATGGAGGACAAAGGAATGGTCATGGAACTGGATATACCTTCGGGAGAGGTTATGGCGGATTATGACCCGGGCCTTATGCGCAGAGCCATAGCCAATCTGCTGTCCAACGCAGTACAGCATAACAGCGGGGGGACGGTGGTTCTGATCGCTCTGGAGGAATTGGCTGAGGACGTGAGGATTAGAGTTCAGGATAACGGGGGCGGAATATCCGATGAATTGAAGGAAGTGATTTTTGATCCCTTTGTGCGCGGGGATGCGGCCCGGCCGGGAGATGGGGGCACCGGGCTGGGACTGGCAATCTCCAAGCAAATCCTGGAGCTGCATAGAGGGAAGCTGAAGCTGGATAACCGGAACGGACTGACTGTATTTGAGCTTGTGGTCCGCAAGAAATCCGGGACCGGAGAGCCGGCAGCAGGACACGAATAA